A section of the Roseomonas marmotae genome encodes:
- a CDS encoding GntR family transcriptional regulator, translated as MMKTSPAASLRGVVDLNRSAVPRYLQLATLFRSRIASGAWRSGQQIPTVEELAAECGVARATIRQALGQLEGEGLIERFRAKGTFVRSQGQNRLWCEVQTDWSGLLRSREGAEIEILGSEGGAMPPVMPTDLGSAAASYRHVRRRHWRDGQPFLLADVYLDEQLWPKVKAEDLHSRTALNLVASLPGVTIADARQTLTISTADVEVAERLKMPLNAPVAHVRRVAIEQDGRVILVADGIYRGDMVRIDIKLATGRAEG; from the coding sequence ATGATGAAGACCTCACCCGCCGCGAGCCTTCGGGGTGTTGTGGACCTGAACCGCAGTGCGGTTCCGCGTTACCTGCAGCTGGCCACCCTGTTCCGCAGCCGCATCGCCTCCGGCGCGTGGCGCAGCGGGCAGCAGATTCCGACGGTGGAGGAACTGGCGGCCGAGTGCGGCGTGGCGCGCGCCACCATCCGGCAGGCGCTGGGGCAGCTGGAGGGGGAGGGGCTGATCGAGCGCTTCCGCGCCAAGGGCACCTTCGTGCGCAGCCAGGGGCAGAACCGCCTGTGGTGCGAGGTGCAGACCGACTGGTCCGGCCTGCTGCGCTCCCGGGAAGGGGCGGAGATCGAGATCCTGGGCAGCGAGGGCGGCGCCATGCCGCCGGTGATGCCCACCGACCTCGGCAGCGCGGCGGCCAGCTACCGCCATGTCCGGCGGCGCCATTGGCGCGACGGCCAGCCCTTCCTGCTGGCCGATGTCTACCTGGATGAGCAACTCTGGCCGAAGGTCAAGGCGGAGGACCTGCACAGCCGCACGGCGCTGAACCTGGTGGCCAGCCTGCCGGGCGTGACGATCGCCGATGCCCGCCAGACCCTGACCATCAGCACGGCGGATGTGGAAGTGGCGGAGCGGCTGAAGATGCCGCTGAACGCGCCGGTGGCCCATGTGCGGCGCGTCGCCATCGAACAGGACGGACGCGTCATCCTGGTGGCGGACGGCATCTACCGCGGCGACATGGTCCGCATCGACATCAAGCTGGCGACCGGCAGAGCCGAGGGCTGA
- a CDS encoding ATP-binding protein produces the protein MFDVAKAFAFGPYRLVPERRILAAEGREVPIRGRAFDLLLALVERRDRVVSKDELLDLVWPGRVVEEGNLTVHIAALRKLLGSGIIATLSGRGYRFVASVAEVPAESPRHPGPTPPPAPADTGEAGEAGSWRGDLPRPLTKLIGRDADLEQVEARLRETRLVTVVGAGGVGKTRLALAVADRACQGYLDGVWLADLGPVEDSRLVMATIGSALGIDIGGGEVLRVVVSWLACRRGLLVLDGCEHLLHAAADAAEAVLRSCPGITILSTSREPLRAEGEGLHRLQPLDAAAPEVAITADRLGDYPASELFIERARAVLGRFVPGDADAREIMEICRRLDGIPLAIELAAPALQALTLTELRERLERRFGLLTAGRRTALARQQTLRATIGWSLDLLEPTERMLLLRLSAFAGNWTSESASFVVGGALGEDEVCGLIATLVDKSLVQADLAGVQARYRLLDSTRYYAAERLSASDLVEVRGRLVRWLAKAYERAEADWPFMADDDWFALYAPEIENLRTSLAWAFGPNGDERLGVELASLTEHVWGELSLTSELHDWFDLAISRINEGTPPDVAGRLWLGRCGWLAPGGVQALDASRRAVALLRAAGSRIDLGRALWRQAWQHIVTGALAAAAPLLEEAGGLLREGRESKALVSWLRVRAVARSRGGEPDAARADLEEALSMARRLRSPRDIALTLGGIAEVQFAAGRVSEAVAVAQEALASLGPVRVRSAWVQHIGGAIASYLLAEGDIARARPIVAERLAAARIMGLQHEVTVNLESLGLIAAAEGNLATAGRLFGYVRSCHAQRGTVRSAGSQAVHERFLALLCQRLAPGELDLLAAQGASLLEEEIVAEAFAVALHL, from the coding sequence ATGTTCGACGTCGCGAAAGCCTTCGCCTTTGGACCTTATCGCCTTGTCCCGGAGCGACGCATCCTTGCTGCTGAAGGGAGGGAGGTGCCGATCCGTGGGCGCGCCTTCGACCTGCTCCTCGCCCTGGTGGAGCGGCGGGACCGCGTCGTTTCCAAGGATGAGCTGCTGGACCTGGTCTGGCCCGGCCGCGTCGTGGAGGAGGGCAATCTCACTGTTCATATCGCCGCCCTGCGCAAGCTTCTCGGCAGCGGCATCATCGCGACCCTGTCAGGCCGGGGGTACCGGTTCGTCGCCTCTGTTGCCGAAGTGCCGGCCGAGAGCCCGCGGCATCCCGGGCCCACTCCGCCCCCCGCACCGGCCGATACGGGGGAGGCGGGCGAGGCCGGGTCCTGGCGAGGAGATCTGCCGCGCCCGCTGACGAAGTTGATCGGCCGGGACGCCGATCTCGAACAGGTGGAAGCGCGGCTCCGCGAAACGCGCCTCGTCACGGTGGTGGGCGCCGGAGGAGTAGGCAAGACGAGGCTCGCGCTGGCCGTCGCCGACCGCGCCTGCCAAGGCTACCTGGATGGCGTCTGGCTTGCCGATCTCGGCCCGGTGGAGGACTCGCGCCTCGTCATGGCGACGATCGGCTCGGCCCTCGGCATCGACATCGGCGGCGGGGAGGTGCTGCGCGTGGTGGTCTCCTGGCTGGCCTGCAGGCGCGGACTGCTCGTGCTTGACGGATGCGAGCACCTGCTGCATGCGGCGGCCGATGCTGCCGAGGCGGTCCTGCGAAGCTGCCCCGGCATCACCATCCTGTCAACCAGCCGGGAGCCCCTCCGGGCTGAGGGCGAGGGGTTGCACCGGTTGCAGCCGCTGGACGCGGCGGCGCCCGAAGTTGCCATCACGGCCGACAGGCTTGGCGACTACCCGGCCAGCGAACTCTTCATCGAACGCGCCCGCGCGGTGCTCGGCAGGTTCGTGCCGGGCGATGCCGACGCGCGGGAGATCATGGAGATCTGTCGGCGGCTGGACGGCATCCCGCTCGCCATCGAACTCGCGGCCCCCGCGCTGCAGGCGCTGACCCTGACGGAACTCCGTGAAAGGTTGGAGCGGCGCTTCGGCCTGCTCACGGCGGGACGGCGAACGGCACTCGCGCGGCAACAGACGCTGAGGGCCACCATCGGCTGGAGCCTCGACCTGCTTGAGCCGACGGAGCGTATGCTTCTCCTGCGCCTATCGGCATTCGCGGGCAACTGGACTTCGGAATCAGCCTCCTTCGTGGTGGGGGGCGCGTTGGGGGAGGATGAGGTCTGCGGCTTGATCGCCACGCTGGTGGACAAGTCGCTGGTGCAGGCGGATCTGGCAGGGGTTCAGGCACGTTACCGCCTGCTGGACTCTACGCGCTATTACGCCGCGGAGCGCCTGTCTGCGTCCGACCTGGTGGAGGTGAGGGGCCGTCTGGTGCGGTGGCTGGCAAAGGCATATGAACGGGCCGAGGCGGACTGGCCGTTCATGGCGGATGACGACTGGTTCGCGCTCTATGCGCCCGAGATCGAAAATCTCCGGACAAGCCTGGCCTGGGCTTTCGGGCCGAATGGCGATGAGCGCCTCGGGGTGGAGCTGGCGAGCCTGACCGAGCATGTCTGGGGCGAGCTCTCACTGACAAGCGAGTTGCACGACTGGTTTGATCTGGCGATCTCCAGGATCAACGAGGGGACCCCGCCCGACGTCGCTGGCCGGCTGTGGCTCGGCCGCTGCGGGTGGCTGGCGCCCGGGGGCGTTCAGGCGCTCGACGCGTCGCGCCGGGCCGTCGCGCTGCTCCGCGCCGCCGGCAGCCGGATCGACCTCGGGCGGGCGCTATGGCGGCAGGCCTGGCAGCACATCGTCACAGGGGCTCTTGCCGCCGCCGCGCCACTCCTCGAAGAGGCAGGTGGGCTGTTGCGCGAAGGGAGGGAGAGCAAGGCTCTCGTGTCCTGGCTGAGGGTGCGGGCCGTGGCCCGCTCCCGCGGCGGCGAGCCCGATGCCGCCCGCGCTGACCTGGAGGAGGCACTCTCCATGGCCCGTCGCCTCCGAAGCCCACGTGACATCGCCCTGACCTTGGGAGGTATCGCTGAGGTCCAGTTCGCGGCGGGCCGGGTCAGCGAAGCTGTCGCGGTCGCACAGGAGGCACTGGCCTCGCTCGGGCCGGTTCGGGTCCGCTCCGCCTGGGTACAGCATATTGGCGGGGCCATAGCGTCCTACCTTCTGGCGGAGGGCGACATTGCCCGCGCGCGCCCGATCGTCGCGGAGCGGTTGGCCGCTGCCCGGATCATGGGTTTGCAGCATGAGGTGACCGTCAACCTGGAAAGCCTGGGGCTGATCGCGGCGGCCGAGGGCAACCTCGCTACGGCAGGGCGTCTCTTCGGCTATGTCCGCTCCTGCCATGCACAGAGGGGAACCGTGCGGAGTGCTGGCTCGCAGGCTGTCCACGAGCGGTTCCTCGCGCTGCTATGCCAGCGCCTGGCGCCCGGTGAGCTGGACCTTCTCGCGGCGCAGGGGGCCAGTCTTCTGGAGGAGGAGATCGTGGCCGAGGCCTTCGCTGTCGCGCTGCACTTGTAA
- the egtB gene encoding ergothioneine biosynthesis protein EgtB, which translates to MNVFHRQVVGAGKDALAARYRDTRTWTDRLTAPLSPEDQVVQSMPDASPAKWHRAHTTWFFETFLLLPFLPGYRRVREEYAFLFNSYYEAAGPRYARPKRGMLTRPSCEEVGEYRTAVDEAMAGLLRDPPAEVPALLELGLQHEKQHQELLLTDILHALSANPLRPAYDAAWQPPPATAGPARMLDGPAGVVDIGHDGDSFAFDNETPRHPTYLSPYRIADRLVTNGEWLAFMQDGGYRQPLLWMSEGWAMCQAEGWEAPLYWEERDGQWMQFGLGGLRALEPEQPVCHISWYEADAFSRWAGKRLPTEQEWEAAATALPDFADADSICWQWTGSAYRPYPGFRPWAGAVGEYNGKFMINQMVLRGGSLATPPEHTRPSYRNFFAPGARWQFSGLRLAEDVA; encoded by the coding sequence ATGAATGTTTTTCACCGCCAGGTGGTGGGAGCCGGTAAGGATGCGCTGGCGGCCCGCTACCGCGACACGCGTACCTGGACAGATAGGTTGACGGCGCCGCTGTCGCCCGAGGATCAGGTCGTGCAGTCCATGCCCGATGCCAGTCCTGCCAAGTGGCACCGTGCGCATACCACTTGGTTCTTCGAAACCTTTCTGCTGCTGCCCTTCCTGCCCGGCTATCGCCGCGTGCGGGAAGAATACGCTTTCCTGTTCAACTCTTACTACGAGGCTGCCGGGCCGCGATATGCCCGCCCGAAGCGGGGGATGCTGACACGGCCCTCCTGCGAGGAGGTGGGGGAGTACCGCACGGCCGTGGACGAGGCCATGGCGGGTTTGCTGCGCGATCCGCCGGCCGAGGTTCCGGCGCTGCTCGAACTCGGATTGCAGCATGAGAAGCAGCATCAGGAACTGCTGCTGACCGACATCCTCCATGCCCTCAGCGCCAATCCGCTGCGGCCGGCTTATGACGCCGCATGGCAGCCGCCACCCGCCACGGCCGGCCCGGCCCGGATGCTCGACGGCCCGGCCGGCGTCGTAGATATCGGCCATGACGGGGACAGCTTCGCGTTCGATAACGAGACGCCACGGCACCCGACCTATCTCTCGCCCTATCGCATCGCCGATCGCCTGGTGACCAACGGGGAATGGCTGGCCTTCATGCAGGACGGCGGCTACCGACAGCCGCTGCTCTGGATGAGCGAGGGCTGGGCCATGTGCCAGGCCGAAGGCTGGGAGGCGCCGCTCTACTGGGAGGAGCGCGACGGCCAGTGGATGCAGTTCGGCCTCGGCGGGCTTCGTGCCCTGGAGCCGGAGCAGCCGGTCTGCCATATCTCGTGGTACGAGGCCGACGCCTTCTCCCGCTGGGCCGGCAAGCGCCTGCCCACGGAACAGGAATGGGAGGCGGCGGCCACCGCCCTGCCGGACTTTGCCGATGCGGACAGCATCTGCTGGCAATGGACCGGCAGCGCCTATCGCCCCTATCCCGGCTTCCGGCCCTGGGCTGGGGCGGTCGGCGAATACAACGGCAAGTTCATGATCAACCAGATGGTGCTGCGCGGCGGCTCGCTGGCGACGCCCCCGGAGCATACGCGCCCGAGCTACCGGAACTTCTTCGCGCCCGGGGCGCGCTGGCAGTTCAGCGGCTTGCGGCTGGCGGAAGACGTAGCATGA
- a CDS encoding MFS transporter: protein MKGGRNLVAAAFALTALSYGLGRFAYGLLLPQIREDLALSSTAAGWIGGGAFATYCIGIVLASAAGSRLGERNMAMLAGLAATLGMGLVALASSVPVLAAAMALAGLSTGLTSPPLALAVARRFDEHNRAKANGMINAGTAAGIVLSGIAATAFTAAWRELYVLFALIGAAVTTWLRFALPAISSGQKVDEGASQHLARPGLVSLCAAASLMGASSTAVWTFGADLLRAELSLSEWHVAFAWIMLGFGGLVGSSTGILVKRFGIGPVHRLALLGMALCYGMLVVAASAPLLALAAMSLFGAAYIVSSGVLLIRGTFLLPDRPGLGLGIPFLAIAVGQAIGAPVFGAVLDSAGAGTALSMFAAMAFWAMIWGLEDVASPQECEEPNGSAP from the coding sequence ATGAAAGGCGGCCGCAACCTCGTCGCCGCGGCCTTCGCGCTGACGGCCTTGTCCTACGGGCTGGGCCGGTTCGCTTACGGTCTTCTTCTGCCGCAGATCCGGGAGGACCTGGCACTCAGTTCGACGGCTGCCGGATGGATCGGCGGCGGCGCCTTCGCGACGTATTGCATCGGCATCGTCCTTGCCTCCGCGGCCGGATCGAGACTCGGGGAGCGGAACATGGCCATGCTCGCAGGGCTTGCCGCGACACTTGGCATGGGACTTGTCGCCCTGGCTTCGTCTGTGCCGGTGCTGGCAGCCGCCATGGCGCTCGCCGGGCTCAGCACGGGGCTAACCTCGCCACCGCTTGCCTTGGCTGTTGCGCGCCGATTTGACGAGCACAACCGCGCGAAGGCGAATGGGATGATCAATGCAGGAACGGCGGCAGGAATCGTGCTTTCCGGCATCGCGGCAACAGCTTTCACGGCAGCCTGGCGCGAGCTGTATGTGCTGTTCGCCCTGATCGGCGCCGCAGTGACGACCTGGCTGCGATTCGCCCTGCCAGCCATTTCGTCTGGGCAGAAGGTGGATGAGGGAGCCTCGCAGCACCTGGCAAGGCCTGGGCTTGTGAGCTTATGCGCGGCCGCCTCCCTGATGGGTGCATCGAGCACCGCGGTCTGGACGTTCGGTGCCGACCTGCTGCGTGCCGAACTCAGCTTGTCGGAATGGCATGTCGCGTTCGCCTGGATCATGCTCGGCTTCGGCGGACTTGTTGGCTCTTCGACCGGCATCCTGGTGAAGCGCTTCGGGATCGGTCCGGTCCATCGTCTGGCACTTCTTGGAATGGCTCTTTGCTACGGCATGCTCGTGGTCGCGGCATCGGCGCCACTGCTCGCATTGGCGGCGATGTCTCTGTTTGGAGCCGCCTACATCGTGTCCAGCGGCGTTTTGTTGATCCGGGGGACCTTTCTCCTGCCGGACCGGCCTGGCCTTGGGCTTGGTATCCCGTTTCTGGCAATCGCAGTCGGACAGGCCATAGGCGCGCCGGTCTTCGGGGCCGTACTGGACAGTGCAGGCGCCGGAACGGCGCTATCTATGTTTGCTGCGATGGCTTTCTGGGCGATGATCTGGGGTTTGGAAGACGTCGCTTCTCCGCAGGAATGTGAGGAGCCAAATGGTTCAGCCCCGTAG
- a CDS encoding ABC transporter substrate-binding protein, with product MQRRSFLAVTAGSLASLSRPALAQAQRNTLRFVPQSDLTVIDPVFTTAYVTRNHALLIWDQLYGLDSNLRPQPQMVEGHTVEDDGRLWTFTLRPGLKFHDGEPVRGRDCVASIRRWAERNAEGGTLMSRVAEITAPADDRFVIRLQKPYPGILSALARLGPPALMIMPERLAQTPSSEQIKELIGSGPFRWKADERIVGAKVVYEKNRDYVPRPGGTTSWAAGPKVTHVDRVEWMVMPDPGTAMSALQNGEVDWWENPPNDLLPLLEGSRSLKARRSSPLGIVGTGIFNHLHPPFNNPEIRRIVMEAFSQEDCMAAVAGEPSMWRAGVGVFPPDTPMANDAGMAAITGPRDLEASKKALLAAGYKGERVVLMAATDNPALAALGEVANDVLRRIGMNVDYVVSDWGTLVQRRSSKAAPEAGGWNMFHTTWYGLDLINPGVSQMLRAAGGQTYFGWPDIPELEALRNAWIDSSEPEDQLRLAREIQAVALKQAVYIPTGQYFNMTAYSAKLADVPEGLHAFWGARFA from the coding sequence ATGCAACGTCGGTCCTTCCTCGCGGTCACTGCGGGTTCGCTTGCCAGCCTGTCCCGCCCCGCCCTGGCGCAGGCACAACGGAATACGCTCCGCTTCGTGCCGCAGAGCGACCTGACGGTCATCGACCCGGTTTTCACCACTGCCTATGTCACGCGTAATCATGCCCTGCTGATCTGGGACCAGCTTTACGGCCTCGACAGCAACCTGCGTCCGCAGCCGCAGATGGTGGAGGGCCATACGGTCGAGGATGATGGCAGGCTCTGGACCTTCACTCTCAGGCCGGGCCTGAAGTTCCATGACGGCGAACCCGTGCGGGGCCGGGACTGCGTGGCCTCCATCCGCCGCTGGGCCGAACGCAACGCGGAGGGCGGAACCTTGATGTCCCGCGTCGCGGAGATCACCGCGCCCGCCGACGACCGCTTCGTGATCCGCCTCCAGAAGCCCTATCCGGGCATCCTGAGCGCCCTGGCGCGCCTCGGCCCCCCGGCGCTGATGATCATGCCGGAGCGGCTGGCACAGACCCCCTCCAGCGAGCAGATCAAGGAACTGATCGGCTCCGGCCCCTTCCGCTGGAAGGCGGATGAGAGGATCGTGGGCGCCAAGGTGGTCTACGAGAAGAACCGGGACTACGTGCCTCGCCCCGGTGGCACCACGAGCTGGGCGGCAGGCCCGAAGGTCACGCATGTGGACCGCGTCGAATGGATGGTGATGCCCGACCCCGGCACGGCCATGAGCGCGCTTCAGAACGGCGAGGTCGACTGGTGGGAAAACCCGCCCAACGACCTGCTGCCGCTGCTGGAGGGATCGCGCAGCCTGAAGGCGCGGCGCAGCAGCCCTCTCGGCATCGTCGGCACCGGCATCTTCAATCACCTGCACCCGCCCTTCAACAACCCGGAAATCCGCCGGATCGTGATGGAGGCCTTCTCGCAGGAGGACTGCATGGCGGCTGTCGCCGGGGAGCCCAGCATGTGGCGCGCCGGTGTCGGCGTGTTCCCGCCGGACACCCCGATGGCCAACGACGCCGGGATGGCCGCAATCACGGGCCCGCGCGACCTGGAGGCCTCGAAGAAGGCGCTCCTGGCCGCCGGATACAAGGGTGAGCGGGTCGTGCTGATGGCGGCCACCGACAACCCAGCGCTGGCTGCGCTGGGCGAAGTGGCCAATGACGTGCTGCGGCGCATCGGAATGAACGTGGATTACGTGGTCTCGGACTGGGGCACGCTGGTTCAGCGCCGCTCCAGCAAGGCCGCGCCCGAGGCGGGCGGCTGGAACATGTTCCACACCACCTGGTACGGGCTGGATCTGATCAATCCCGGGGTCAGCCAGATGCTGCGCGCCGCCGGTGGCCAGACCTATTTTGGCTGGCCCGATATTCCCGAACTCGAAGCGCTGCGAAACGCCTGGATCGATTCGTCCGAGCCTGAGGATCAGCTGCGGCTGGCGCGGGAGATCCAGGCTGTCGCATTGAAGCAGGCCGTCTACATCCCCACTGGTCAGTACTTCAACATGACCGCATATTCGGCGAAGCTGGCGGACGTGCCTGAAGGCCTCCACGCCTTCTGGGGCGCCCGCTTCGCCTGA
- a CDS encoding LLM class flavin-dependent oxidoreductase encodes MCWCIRFNLPGHHSVSSPTWTIRGSSVAQQFEDRLRLIEAYEEAGFRGYHPAEHHGTRHGLAASPNLFLAAAAQRKSRIRLGPMVMLLNLCHPLRAFEEFCKLDHLSLGRLDLGIGRGGVPMESEFFGVTRDLAEDRYEAAALLMRMILIARDDAEARRIAAPAFARWHDTFVELWRRFDMPAPYRLSCDIDDTMAGGSCIIGSAARRQAALRRPRLGREPLSAQMPSSQSIRRAVRGRPDVVCSAGRPRPPARSGRRDRRRILCVFPVSMIKSDN; translated from the coding sequence GTGTGCTGGTGCATTCGGTTCAATCTTCCCGGGCATCATTCGGTATCTTCGCCCACATGGACGATTCGGGGATCATCGGTCGCGCAGCAGTTCGAAGATCGTCTACGGCTCATTGAGGCCTATGAGGAAGCCGGCTTCCGTGGATATCACCCGGCCGAGCATCACGGCACGCGCCATGGGCTGGCTGCCTCGCCCAATCTCTTTCTCGCGGCAGCTGCCCAGCGCAAGAGCCGGATCCGGCTTGGCCCCATGGTCATGTTGCTGAACCTCTGTCATCCGCTGCGGGCCTTCGAGGAATTCTGCAAGCTCGATCATCTCAGCCTTGGGCGGCTGGATCTCGGGATCGGGCGCGGCGGCGTGCCGATGGAGTCGGAATTCTTCGGCGTTACGCGCGATCTGGCTGAGGACCGGTATGAGGCTGCGGCCCTCCTGATGCGCATGATCCTCATCGCCCGTGACGATGCCGAGGCACGACGCATCGCGGCACCCGCCTTCGCCCGCTGGCACGACACGTTCGTCGAACTCTGGCGGCGCTTCGACATGCCTGCTCCCTATCGCCTGTCCTGCGATATCGATGATACGATGGCAGGAGGCTCTTGCATCATCGGTTCGGCTGCCCGGCGGCAAGCGGCCTTACGTCGGCCACGCCTGGGGCGGGAGCCCCTGTCAGCCCAGATGCCTTCATCCCAAAGCATCCGACGGGCAGTCCGCGGACGGCCGGACGTGGTTTGCAGTGCCGGCAGGCCGAGGCCGCCGGCGAGAAGCGGGCGGCGTGACAGGCGTCGTATCTTGTGCGTTTTTCCCGTCTCGATGATAAAGTCAGATAATTGA
- the egtD gene encoding L-histidine N(alpha)-methyltransferase, with the protein MNGALSRDPAEAQRAALVADALAGLSAARKTLPCKWLYDAEGTRLFEAITGLPEYYPTRTEVGILEECGPEIARAVGPGAAVVEFGPGDGAKAVQLLRQLNAPAVYLPVDIAPEWLAAAASRVAEAFPTLRVRPVVADFTCPFDLAGRAEGSTTHLGFFPGSTIGNFEPAEAIAFLRRARTSLRAGARMLLGADLVKEIPVLRAAYDDAAGVTAAFNLNLLTRLNCEAGADFDVHAFRHEARWNAVASRIEMHLVARHAQSVRLAGRVFRFEAGESIHTESSHKYRLDQLRALADAAEWRIAATWTDSGDMFSVSLLES; encoded by the coding sequence ATGAATGGCGCCTTGTCCCGCGACCCGGCCGAGGCGCAGCGCGCCGCCCTGGTGGCCGATGCCCTGGCCGGCCTTTCCGCCGCCCGCAAGACGCTGCCCTGCAAGTGGCTCTACGACGCCGAAGGCACGCGGCTCTTCGAGGCGATCACCGGCCTGCCGGAATACTACCCGACGCGGACCGAGGTTGGGATTCTGGAGGAATGTGGGCCGGAGATCGCCCGCGCGGTCGGGCCCGGTGCGGCGGTGGTGGAGTTCGGCCCGGGTGACGGTGCCAAGGCCGTGCAGTTGCTCCGGCAGTTGAACGCCCCGGCGGTCTACCTGCCTGTGGACATCGCGCCGGAATGGCTCGCCGCCGCGGCCTCCCGCGTCGCGGAGGCCTTCCCCACGCTGCGCGTGCGCCCGGTGGTAGCCGATTTCACCTGCCCTTTCGACCTCGCCGGGCGGGCCGAGGGCAGCACCACGCATCTCGGCTTCTTTCCTGGCTCAACCATCGGGAATTTTGAGCCGGCGGAAGCCATCGCCTTCCTGCGCCGCGCCCGCACCAGCCTGAGGGCCGGGGCGCGCATGCTGCTGGGTGCCGATCTGGTGAAGGAAATCCCGGTGCTGCGGGCAGCCTATGACGATGCCGCCGGGGTAACGGCGGCTTTCAACCTGAACCTGCTGACTCGCCTCAACTGCGAGGCAGGCGCGGATTTCGACGTTCACGCCTTCCGGCATGAGGCGCGCTGGAACGCCGTGGCCAGCAGGATCGAGATGCATCTGGTGGCGCGGCATGCCCAGTCCGTGCGGTTGGCCGGCCGCGTCTTTCGCTTCGAAGCCGGAGAAAGCATCCACACCGAGAGCAGCCATAAATATCGCCTTGACCAGCTCCGCGCCCTGGCGGATGCCGCCGAATGGCGGATAGCCGCCACCTGGACTGACTCTGGCGACATGTTCTCCGTCTCGCTGCTGGAGAGCTGA
- a CDS encoding TetR/AcrR family transcriptional regulator, which produces MTAIDKRAEIVSGAADAFEAEGFRGTSVDKVLAPSGASTRTLYKHFGSKDDLVLAVLEDRHRCFKERLEAASGSADAVTTLFDTLRHWLEQHGARGCMLLRARAEYSGANEEIVALVRRQKDEFCRIIDARVAAVMGRNDNRLATQIWLLFEGATAAASVADLAVVDEAAAAAASLINAARRDAA; this is translated from the coding sequence ATGACAGCGATAGACAAGCGGGCAGAGATTGTTTCTGGCGCTGCGGATGCTTTTGAGGCCGAAGGCTTCCGAGGCACCAGCGTTGACAAGGTACTGGCGCCATCGGGCGCTTCCACCCGCACGCTCTACAAGCATTTCGGCTCCAAGGACGATTTGGTCCTGGCCGTTCTTGAGGACCGGCACCGTTGCTTCAAGGAGCGTCTCGAAGCCGCATCTGGCAGTGCCGACGCGGTTACCACCCTGTTTGACACGCTGCGGCATTGGCTGGAGCAGCATGGCGCGCGGGGGTGCATGCTTCTGCGCGCCCGTGCCGAGTATTCGGGGGCCAATGAAGAGATCGTTGCTCTCGTGCGCCGCCAGAAGGACGAGTTTTGCCGTATCATCGACGCTCGCGTTGCGGCAGTCATGGGGCGGAACGACAACAGGCTCGCGACGCAGATCTGGCTCCTGTTCGAGGGCGCGACAGCGGCAGCCAGTGTCGCTGACCTGGCGGTCGTCGACGAGGCCGCGGCTGCGGCGGCCTCGCTGATCAACGCCGCACGGCGGGATGCAGCATGA
- a CDS encoding alpha/beta fold hydrolase: protein MLFKVVTPYGSIAVEDHRGNGTPILLIHGNSSCRGVFLRQTQSTLAESHRLIAIDLPGHGQSDDAPDPVNGYTRPGLADSIIELLTVLDIGEVIRMGWSLGGHIGIEMLSRFNGVKGLIITGTPPDRHGGMAEGFVALPQTGLAGRRDLSEAEIDDFARMMFGEPVEPFLRDAIRRADGHCRQRLFEAARAGYGVDQRLALENTSVPVAVINGDGDPLIKLDYIDGAAHARLWQGRCHRLSGVGHAAFWHAADEFNSMLFRFARNVESKAV from the coding sequence TTGCTATTCAAAGTTGTCACGCCGTATGGCTCGATAGCTGTTGAGGATCATCGTGGAAATGGAACGCCGATTCTGCTGATTCACGGTAACTCCTCCTGCCGCGGCGTCTTCCTCCGGCAGACCCAAAGCACGCTTGCCGAAAGCCACCGTCTCATTGCCATCGACCTGCCAGGGCACGGTCAGTCAGATGACGCGCCTGACCCCGTTAACGGTTACACGCGGCCGGGACTCGCAGATAGCATCATTGAACTCCTGACGGTGCTTGATATCGGCGAAGTCATCCGCATGGGGTGGTCGCTGGGTGGGCACATCGGCATCGAGATGCTCTCTCGCTTCAATGGAGTGAAAGGACTCATCATCACCGGCACGCCGCCAGACCGGCACGGTGGCATGGCAGAGGGATTTGTTGCCCTGCCCCAAACAGGCCTGGCAGGCCGCAGGGATCTGTCCGAAGCAGAGATCGATGATTTTGCACGCATGATGTTCGGAGAGCCGGTTGAGCCATTTCTGCGCGATGCCATACGCCGCGCTGATGGACATTGCCGGCAACGCCTCTTTGAGGCCGCACGAGCGGGATATGGAGTTGACCAGCGCCTCGCGCTTGAGAACACTTCGGTGCCCGTTGCCGTCATCAATGGCGATGGCGATCCCTTGATCAAGCTGGATTATATCGATGGCGCTGCCCATGCGAGGCTTTGGCAAGGGAGGTGCCACCGCCTGAGTGGCGTTGGTCATGCCGCCTTCTGGCACGCGGCGGATGAGTTCAACTCCATGCTCTTTCGCTTTGCACGGAACGTTGAATCCAAGGCCGTGTAG